Genomic window (Aquimarina sp. BL5):
CGTTACTTTCTTCTCTCATTAATATATCAATACACATTCCTATCAAAGCTCCTTTTTCATAAACATTTGCATAATTCTTAGCATAAGGTTCATTCAGTATATTTTCGCTCATTACAGTAAAACTCATTGCATCATCGTACCTACTAGCAGATTCGATTTTACCCATCATTTTAGTATAAAACTCATCTTCTCCTACTAAGTCTTGATTAATTTGGAAAACACTTGCAAAATATTCTGTAACTCCTTCATACATCCATAAATGTTTGGAAAACGTTGGATCATTATAATCAAAATAATGGACATCTTCAGAATGTACACTTAATGGAGTAACTATATGAAAAAACTCATGAGATACTACATCTATCATTGCTGATGTCAATGCATCTTCTGGAATTGCTTCTGGTAGCACAACCACTGTAGATGTATGATGCTCTAGTGCTCCAAAACCTGTTGGTGCTGTTTGCGATTGAGGTGCTAGATATAAATAGATATCATATCTAGGTGTACTATCGATATCTCCTAAATACGCTTTTTGAGCCTTCATCATTTTAAAAACGGTCTCTTTAATCCCTGCCGCGGTATACGCTTTATTTGGAGAATAAACACTTAAAACTATTTTGATCCCTCCTACTTCGAATTCTTCTACATCTAATTTACCATACATCATCGGGTTGTCTGTAACATCAAAATACCTAGCTGCAAAATACTTATCTGTAGTAATAGTTCCATCTTCATTCTTTTCGGATCCAACATTTTGTAATGCAGAAGTTCTTTGCATATCGGTTGGTGCTTTTACTTCTAATGCATATTGATTATTTTTCAATACATCAAAATATCCTATAAACCCATGTAAGTTCAATACAAAATTATCTGTCTCTATATTTGTTCCAGATGGAGAAAAAGGTGTTTCTACACTAGTATTTTCTATATCATAAGTATCATTTACCTGATATATAATTTTATCTAATTGTTTAGCATTTGTAATTAACCACGTATTCGAATCTAATTTTTCTGTAGCCAACTCTACTCCATTATAATCTAACGCTCTGAAATCATCCACAAATTTCCCAAAATCACTAACTGCATATGTCCCTTGCACAACTTTTGGTAAGTAGTATTTTACTGTGTCTTGAATAAAACGTCCTGGATTTATTACAACAGGAACTTTATCATCTGTTATTTGTGTTAAGTCTACCTCTGTAGCAATTGGTGTTTTAGAAGCAATATCGTTTGATTGATTAATGGATCCACATCCAATTAGCAAAAGACTAATGGATAGTGTAATAAATATGTTCTTCATGTATTCAATTATTTATTATGCTAGACGCAAAAAATTAGTGAGTGTTACAACTTTGGTCGCGCAAAATATATAATTTGTATAGACTTTAACCTATTTTTGATAATTATTTACTTATTTATCTATCACTTTGGATATTTTAATTGACACAAATAGATTACGGCTTTCTGACAATCCCGAATCATTTAATCCTTTACTTTCTACGATCATATTTTTGCACGATTCTCTCGGATGCATCGAGCTTTGGAGAGATTTCCCTAAAAAAATAAGTGCCCTTATTAATTGCAACGTACTTTCTTATGATCGCCAAGGCTATGGTAAATCAAATAGTTTTTCTGAATTAAAAAGAAACAAAAACTATCTTCATAAAGAAGCGGATGTACTCGCCAAATTAATAGATCAACTTTCATTAAAAAATGTAATACTATTCGGTCATAGTGATGGAGGAAGTATTGCATTACTGGCAGCCTCTTTATATCCAAAAAAAATAAAAGGAATTATTACTGAAGGAGCACACGTTTTTGTAGAAAAAGAAACTTTGCAAGGGATAAGAAATGCAAAAGTTGCTTATGAAACTACTAATTTAAAAGAAAAGCTCGCTAGGTATCACGGTGAAAAAACAGAAGATGTATTTAGAATGTGGACAGAAACTTGGCTTTCGCCATCATTCGAGGATTGGAATATAGAAAGTTACTTACCTGCAATTCAATGTCCTTCTCTCATTATTCAAGGAGAAAACGATGAATATGGCTCGATGGATCAAGTTTCGAGTATTGTTCAAAAAACTTCAGGAAAATCTAAATCTCTTATTATACCAAATGTGGGTCACACTCCTCATAAAGAATCAACGGACATTGTACTAAAGAAAACTAAAGATTTTACCCTAAATTTATGAATTCGTGGTAGTATTATCCTCCAAAACACTATGAAATCAAATGTTTGAAGAATTAAATCTCTATTTTTGATTATTAATAACGTAACCTCTTAAACCAACCTTTTTATATTATGAAATTCGTCAAATCATTTTTATTACTACTATTTGTAATATCTATTGCTAAAGCACAAGAGAATCTTCCTTATCAAAAACCCGTAAAAGAGATTTTAGATCTAGTAGATGTAACATTAGCCCCTTCGGTTAGAATAGATCAAAAAGGAGAAAATTTAATTTTTTTATATCGAGATGGTTATAAAACCATTACAGAATTATCAGAACAAGAAATGCGATTAGCGGGATTAAGAATTAATCCTAAAACAAATATTTCTAGTAGAGCTAATTATTATAAAAACATTAAATTAAAGAAAACTGGAGATACAGAAGCTAAACAAGTAATTGGTCTGCCTGATAATCCAAGAATTACTTATGTGGCTTGGTCTCCGGATCAAACAAAAGCAGCCTTTACTAATACTACAGCAAATGGCGTAGAATTATGGGTTTTAGATATTAATACTTTTAATGCTACTAAAATTACAGATGCTTCTTTGAATGCTAATATGGGTTCACCTTTCAGGTGGTTTAAAGATAATTCAGCACTTTTAGTAAAGTTTTTACCAAAGAACAGAGAATCTTTAATTGATACTCAAAACACCGTTCCTAAAGGTCCTACAATTTCTGTTAGTGAAGGAACAAAAGCACAAAACAGAACGTATCAAGATCTGCTAAAAAACCCTAATGACGAATATAATTTTGAACAACTAGCTACTTCTGAAATTTCTAAAGTTTCTATAGACGGATCCAAAAAAGAATGGGCATCAGCTGGAATGTATAGTGATTTTTCGTTTTCCCCTAATGGAGAATATGTGATGATCACAAAAATCGAAAAGCCCTTTTCTTATTTAGTTCCCTATTACCGATTTCCAAAGGAAACTACTATTTATAAAAGTACAGGGGAAAGTTTTAAAATTGTAAATCAAGTTCCTATTGATGAAGTTCGCCCAAAAGGTTTTATGTCCACAAGAACTGGAAAAAGATCTATGAATTGGAGAGCGGATAAGCCTGCATCTATAACTTGGGCTGAAGCTTTAGACAAAGGAGATCCTGATATCAAAGTTGAATATCGTGATGAAGTTTTTCAACAAGATGCACCCTTTAATAAAGACCCCGTTTCGCTATTAAAAACGATTAATCGATATAGTGGTATTCAATGGAGTAGCACTGATGAAGTAGCATTTGCATATGATTATTGGTGGAATACTAGAAATACGAAAACATATGTTTTTAACCCCAACAAACTTTCAGAAAAACCAAAAATCATTTTTGATCGAAATTATCAAGATAGATACAGTGATCCAGGAAGCTTTGTAAACACTAGAAACGAATACGGAAAATCAGTTGTAAATATTGATAAGAAACATGTATATCTTACGGGTGATGGCTACACAAAAGATGGGCAATTTCCTTTTATAGACAAGCTTAATCTAAGCGACACTAAGACAACAAGAGTTTATCAATCTTCTTATACTGATAAAGTAGAGAACATTTATTATGCCACCAATATCAAAAAAGGAGAATTTCTTGTAGGTATCGAATCACCTAGCGAATACCCTAACTTTTATATTAGAAATATTACTACTAAAAACGGGTTGAAGCAAATTACCAACTTCAAAAACCCTTTCTCCGCAATACAAGATGTTCATAAAGAAGTTATAAAATATAAAAGAGAAGATGGATTAGAACTATCAGGTACTTTATATCTCCCTATTGGTTATGATACTGCAAAAAAAGAAAAAATGCCAATGATCTTATGGGCATATCCGAGAGAATTTAAAGATAAAAATAGTGCTTCACAATCTACATCTAATCCTAATGAATTTACCTACCCTTTTTGGGGCTCCATGATTTATTGGGTAACAAGAGGATATGTAGTATTAGATGGTGCTTCTTTTCCTATAGTTGGCGAAGGAGATGAAGAGCCTAATGATTCTTTTAGAAAACAATTAGTCGCTAATGGTAAGGCTGCCATTGATGCAGTTGATGCGTTAGGATACATTGATAGAAATCGTGTAGCCGTTGGTGGACATTCTTATGGTGCCTTTATGACTGCTAACTTATTATCACACTCTGATCTTTTTGCTGCCGGGATTGCCAGAAGTGGAGCATATAATAGAACCCTAACTCCTTTT
Coding sequences:
- a CDS encoding S9 family peptidase, with amino-acid sequence MKFVKSFLLLLFVISIAKAQENLPYQKPVKEILDLVDVTLAPSVRIDQKGENLIFLYRDGYKTITELSEQEMRLAGLRINPKTNISSRANYYKNIKLKKTGDTEAKQVIGLPDNPRITYVAWSPDQTKAAFTNTTANGVELWVLDINTFNATKITDASLNANMGSPFRWFKDNSALLVKFLPKNRESLIDTQNTVPKGPTISVSEGTKAQNRTYQDLLKNPNDEYNFEQLATSEISKVSIDGSKKEWASAGMYSDFSFSPNGEYVMITKIEKPFSYLVPYYRFPKETTIYKSTGESFKIVNQVPIDEVRPKGFMSTRTGKRSMNWRADKPASITWAEALDKGDPDIKVEYRDEVFQQDAPFNKDPVSLLKTINRYSGIQWSSTDEVAFAYDYWWNTRNTKTYVFNPNKLSEKPKIIFDRNYQDRYSDPGSFVNTRNEYGKSVVNIDKKHVYLTGDGYTKDGQFPFIDKLNLSDTKTTRVYQSSYTDKVENIYYATNIKKGEFLVGIESPSEYPNFYIRNITTKNGLKQITNFKNPFSAIQDVHKEVIKYKREDGLELSGTLYLPIGYDTAKKEKMPMILWAYPREFKDKNSASQSTSNPNEFTYPFWGSMIYWVTRGYVVLDGASFPIVGEGDEEPNDSFRKQLVANGKAAIDAVDALGYIDRNRVAVGGHSYGAFMTANLLSHSDLFAAGIARSGAYNRTLTPFGFQSEERSYWEAPDVYYTMSPFMHADKMKTPLLLIHGEADNNSGTYPLQSERYFNALKGLGATARLIMLPKESHGYRAKESILHLIWEQDQWLEKYVKNRRPPISDGTN
- a CDS encoding peptidase M61, which codes for MKNIFITLSISLLLIGCGSINQSNDIASKTPIATEVDLTQITDDKVPVVINPGRFIQDTVKYYLPKVVQGTYAVSDFGKFVDDFRALDYNGVELATEKLDSNTWLITNAKQLDKIIYQVNDTYDIENTSVETPFSPSGTNIETDNFVLNLHGFIGYFDVLKNNQYALEVKAPTDMQRTSALQNVGSEKNEDGTITTDKYFAARYFDVTDNPMMYGKLDVEEFEVGGIKIVLSVYSPNKAYTAAGIKETVFKMMKAQKAYLGDIDSTPRYDIYLYLAPQSQTAPTGFGALEHHTSTVVVLPEAIPEDALTSAMIDVVSHEFFHIVTPLSVHSEDVHYFDYNDPTFSKHLWMYEGVTEYFASVFQINQDLVGEDEFYTKMMGKIESASRYDDAMSFTVMSENILNEPYAKNYANVYEKGALIGMCIDILMREESNGNRGILSLMKELSLKYGKNKPFEDDKIIEEITAMTYPSIGEFLKTHVIGNTPINYNDFFQKVGLSIGAKDIETDYVRNGSAIIVGGDQDKGTIFFTELVAENSFWADNGVRAYDVIKEVNGTKLTLTNANSVLQGTLQWQEGDDVEVKLDRAGEEIVVKTKLTKSFTKGEVLSDIEAPTKDQLALRNAWLKG
- a CDS encoding alpha/beta fold hydrolase; translated protein: MDILIDTNRLRLSDNPESFNPLLSTIIFLHDSLGCIELWRDFPKKISALINCNVLSYDRQGYGKSNSFSELKRNKNYLHKEADVLAKLIDQLSLKNVILFGHSDGGSIALLAASLYPKKIKGIITEGAHVFVEKETLQGIRNAKVAYETTNLKEKLARYHGEKTEDVFRMWTETWLSPSFEDWNIESYLPAIQCPSLIIQGENDEYGSMDQVSSIVQKTSGKSKSLIIPNVGHTPHKESTDIVLKKTKDFTLNL